From the genome of Pseudomonas migulae:
TGGCCGACAACCGATTGGCCAGCAAACAACCGGCCGGCCCGGCCCCGACCACGATGTAGTCGAATTCATCAAGGGAAGTCTGCATCCCTGACCTCGTATTGTTGTTCTTGTTGTCGGTCATCCTAGTTGTTAGCTTTCGTTAAAAGAATGTTAGTTTTTGCGCAGCCGCTGTGCGTTTTCAAACAGCGTAGCCCTAAGGACGGTTCATGTTCGACTGGAATGACCTGCGGTTTTTTCTCGAATTGCAACGCAGCGGGCGTTTGCTCACGGCCGCCCGCCGTTTGAACACCACCCACGCCACGGTGGCCCGGCATATCGAGGCCATCGAAAAGAGCCTCGGCACGGCGCTGTTCGTCCAGCACGCCCAGGGCTACGAGATGACCCCGGCCGGCGAAGCGTTGCTCAAACACGCCGAGGCGATGGAAAACGTTGCGCTGCTGGCTCAGGAAGAGATCACCCAATCGACGGCGCCGCTGGGCAAGATTCGCGTCGGCGTGACGGAAGGGCTGGGCATCATGTTCCTCGCCAGTCGCATGAACGGGCTGTTCGAACGCTATCCGGGGCTCGAAGTTGAACTGGTGGCGGTGCCACGGTTTGTCAGCATTCTCAACCGCGAAGCCGAGATCAGCATCCATCTGGAGCGCCCGTCCGCCGACATGCTGGTCACGCGTAAACTCACCGACTATCGCCTGGCGCTGTATGCCAGCCAGGCCTATCTCGACAGCGCACCACCGCTGCGCAGCCGCGAAGACCTCGGTCGTCATGCGTGGATCGGTTATGTCGACGATTTGCTCTTCAGCCAGGAACTGATGTTCCTTAACAGTTTCTGCCGCAACCCGCAGGTGGTCTTCCACAGCACCAGCGTCATCGCCCAGCAACAGGCGGCGCGCTCGGGCCTGGGGATCGCGGTGTTGCCGTGCTACATGGCCAGTGCCGATCCAGAACTGGTGCCGTTGTTGCCGGATGAAAGCATCCAGCGCAGCTACTGGATCAGCACCCGCCGCGAGCTGCACAAATCCGTGCGGCTACGGGTGTTGTGGGATTACGTGGTGGAGTTGTGTGAACGCGAGCAACATCTACTGCTAGGCCCGGATCCCCTGTAGGAGCAGAGCTTGCTCGCGAAGGCGTCAGGCCAGGCACACCGCGTTATCGTTCTTCGCGAGCAAGCTTCGCTCCTACAGCGGACCGTGTTTCAAGGAAGGATTTCGAACTCGGTGCTGGCCAGCCGTTCGCCGTTGATCATCACGTGCACTGCATGTTTGCCGGCGTAATGTTTGCGGGTGGTGAGTTCCTTGATGTGCTGACCACGGCTGAGCAGGGCGGTGGCGTGGCCGGGCAACGTCAGCGCCTTGAGCTTGAAGACCTTCGCCGAGGTGCTGCCATTGGCTTTTACGTAGTCGATGGCGTAGTCGATCACCAGTCGCTGGCTGTTCTCGACCGTGGATTTGACGGTAAAGGACAAGGCGATTTTCTCCCCCAATGCAATCACCGCCGGTTCGACTTTCACATCAATGATCTCGACTTCAGGCTTGCCGCCCGCACCCATGATCGCCAATGCCCGCTGGTTGCCCTGTTTGATCAGGCTGCGCAGGGCGTGCCTGGCGATCCACGCGGTGTGCCTGTTTTCCAGCGACCAGCCTTCGATCAGGTCAAGCACCCATTCGGGATGGTCCTTGGTGATGTCGTTGAGGTGGTTGGCCACCGACTTGCGCACATAGAGGCTGTCGTCGGCCTTGAGGTTGTCGAGGATGGCGGCGGCGAGGGTCGGGTCGGCCTGGATCTTTTCCAGTCGAAATGACCAGGGCAGGCGCGGACGGCAGCCTTCGCTGGCCAGACGCCGTACGTGTTCGTTGTCATCCAGCGACCACTCGTGCATCACCGCCAAACAGCGCTCGAAGTCACTGCGCAGGAAATAGCGGATCGCGAATTCAGCGGAACCGAAGGTGGTGAAGTATTTGAGCGCGTCCATGGAGTGTTCGAACGCGTGGCCGCCGTAGGTCGCGACGTAATGCGGCAGCGAAATGCTGACGAAGCCGCTGTTCAGGCGCGGGGCGAGGGCGCGCAGCACCTCGAGCGAGGCTTCATAACTCAACGGCAGAACCGCGTGCAGGCACTCGCTGACCCGGGCCATGCGCTGCATGATCGACAACTCGGCGAGCCCCTCGTTGGCCATTTTCAGGAAGGCCCTGGCGTTGAACTCGGGGTAGACCGCGGTCATCTCCGTGGCGATGTGCTTGAGGCGCTCGGCGTTGAAGATTTCCTTGAGGGCGGGGGCGGGTTGATCGGCAGCCATTGTGGGATCCTTTGAAATTAGTATTTATCCAGACGCACCGCGTTATCGTTCATCGCGGGCAAGCCCGCTCCCACAATGATTCGGGATGTCTCCGATTTTGCGTACACCCGGGAACCCTGTGGGAGCGAGGCTTGCCCGCGAAGGGGTCCTCCCATTCACCTCAATTCTTACTGGATTCTTCTTCCAGCTGATCCGACTCAAACAGCTTCGCCAGTTCCGCACGTGCTTCCTGCGCGGTCTGCAACACCTTCGCCGCATCGTCATACACCGCATGCTGCGCTTCCAGCACCTGTTCATCGTGATGCTTGAAGCGCTTGATCCGCGCGTCGGCCTGAGCCTGGGTCAGCCCCAGTCCTACCAACGTGCGCCGGCTCATTTCCAGGCTCGAATAATAGGTTTCCCGAATCGCCTCGGCCCCCAGGTCCACCAACCGATGCACGTGCTGACGGTTACGGGCGCGGGCGATGATCTTGATGTGTGGATACAGCCGGTGCACTACCTCGGCGGTCTTGATGTTGGTGTCCGGGTCATCGGTGGCGATGATGAAATACTCTGCCTGCTCGACCTTGGCCGCGCTGAGGATTTCCGGGCGCATCGGGTCGCCATAGAACACCGGCACGCCGCCGAAACTGCGCGACAGCTCGATGGTTTCCACCGAGGTGTCGAGGGCCACGAACTTGATGTTCTGCGCACGCAGGATACGGGCGACGATCTGCCCCATCCGGCCCATGCCGGCGATCACCACGCGGGGTTTATCGGTGTCGATCTCGCGGAATTTCTCCGGCACCACCACCGGCTGCACTTTCGGGCTGACCAGTCGAGCGCACATCAGCAGCAATATCGGCGTCACGGCCATCGACAGCGTGATCGTCAGCACCAGCAGGTCGTAGAGGTGC
Proteins encoded in this window:
- a CDS encoding LysR family transcriptional regulator → MFDWNDLRFFLELQRSGRLLTAARRLNTTHATVARHIEAIEKSLGTALFVQHAQGYEMTPAGEALLKHAEAMENVALLAQEEITQSTAPLGKIRVGVTEGLGIMFLASRMNGLFERYPGLEVELVAVPRFVSILNREAEISIHLERPSADMLVTRKLTDYRLALYASQAYLDSAPPLRSREDLGRHAWIGYVDDLLFSQELMFLNSFCRNPQVVFHSTSVIAQQQAARSGLGIAVLPCYMASADPELVPLLPDESIQRSYWISTRRELHKSVRLRVLWDYVVELCEREQHLLLGPDPL
- a CDS encoding DNA alkylation repair protein, whose amino-acid sequence is MAADQPAPALKEIFNAERLKHIATEMTAVYPEFNARAFLKMANEGLAELSIMQRMARVSECLHAVLPLSYEASLEVLRALAPRLNSGFVSISLPHYVATYGGHAFEHSMDALKYFTTFGSAEFAIRYFLRSDFERCLAVMHEWSLDDNEHVRRLASEGCRPRLPWSFRLEKIQADPTLAAAILDNLKADDSLYVRKSVANHLNDITKDHPEWVLDLIEGWSLENRHTAWIARHALRSLIKQGNQRALAIMGAGGKPEVEIIDVKVEPAVIALGEKIALSFTVKSTVENSQRLVIDYAIDYVKANGSTSAKVFKLKALTLPGHATALLSRGQHIKELTTRKHYAGKHAVHVMINGERLASTEFEILP